In the Brachionichthys hirsutus isolate HB-005 chromosome 1, CSIRO-AGI_Bhir_v1, whole genome shotgun sequence genome, aattgtgtgcaaaaaaaaaaggttttctcttTGAGTACAGGATAATATAACACAAATCACGCTGCAAACAAGTAAAGTTGATATACCTGCACTTGTCAGATTATATAAACATAATACTGCAAATAATACATTCAGATTTGTGCTATTAGAAGTTTTCCTGACTGGAAAAGAGAAAGGTATGCAATGGCATGCATAAATTAAGAATTGGAGGTCTAACTTATCAGTAAATATTTGCATGTAATAAACAATTAGTTTGTCAGTTGGTATGGCAAACCTGtgaacaattaaataaaaaaatattataagaATTATGGCCAAGAGTGAACTAATAAACATTTAAGTTATGCACGAGAAAAGCAAACGAACAAGAAATGAAGACGCTCTGCAGATGTGAGAAGTATTTAGTGATCATTTGCAGCAGTTTAATCTATTTTATTGACCCTGTTCTGCAAAAAGTCATGTTTCCCATCGTTgataaaaaagattttaaaaacatatttactttaatatatacttttttctttttttaaacttgacaGTTTTCATAGCACTACATGTAATTATTCATCTTTGGTGTATTTGAATTTCCATAATCTTGAacaacaagaaacaaacaaatcgatacgtttgaatgaaaatgtccCTCAATAACAAGTGGGAGCTCAGTCAGTTAAGTGAGCTCTCACTATTTTCACACATCAAAGAGGTCGGGGACTTTTGAAAATCACTGCTCAGAGCACAACGCTGGTGAACACGCATGTGCTCCAGGACACGGTACTGGCGTGAAAAGGTCATTGGGCAACGAGGACAGGGGAAGGGTCGTACCCCAAGGTGGCTCCGCATGTGTCTATTCAGAGAGCCCCGCTGGCTAAAGGAGCGGCTGCACAAAGAGCACTGGATGGGGTCGTGAGCAGGAGGGGACAGATGAGCTGATGTATTTCTTGGCACGCTGGCTGAAAGGTTAGACGGTATGCAGACAGACAAAGTAGAGGACACATCAGTTTCTACAGAGTCTGGCACACGAGGAGATGAACGGGCTGTCCAGCTAGCTGTCTGATCGTCACCCTCCCAACCCTGAGCTTTATGTGCAGCATCAGCTGCTGGGCTGCTTTCCACTTTGCCATtagattttctttcttcagtACTTGTTTCACTGACCCAAATGTTAGTCTCAGTCTCATTAGAACTCTCAGCCACTTGCATGGTCCTTGGTCCGAttcgtcttttttttgtttttgctaaagATTTTCCGTGTTGCTGTTGTCTATCATTATCCCCATGTTCTTTTCTCGGTTCATCCCTCCGATTCAATGCAACATATTTCTCTAGTTCATCAGACTTGCGTCTGTCGGACAGGAGTAACTCTGCAGGTTTGCCACTAATGTCCAACAATAGAACCTTGTCTATCGCAGCAAAATGCTGCCCCAGAGAACCGACACCTGGGCTAGTAATGGCAGCAACTTCCTCATCAACGCTGGACTGATCTGAATGACCAGGCTGGCTCACAACAGAATGCTTGTGATCAGGGTCTGTGTGTGGTAACTCTGAGTCATCATTGGGCATGTAGTGATAATATAGACGTCCATGGTACGACTGGCCCATGCAGTTGTGCATGTTGTCAGACACGTTGTCCTTAGGCATTGACATGTTTTGGAGTGGCTCTGAGGTCCAAGAATCTGAGCTGTTGTCATGTTCCAAAGATATTCCTGCAGTAGCATTACCCATAGCTGCATTTTCGTCGTCATGCTCATCCTGGAAAGAGACGGTGTCTATTGTGCTTTTCTCAGCTCTGTGCACCATTGAGTACCAACCATGTTG is a window encoding:
- the LOC137895708 gene encoding hypermethylated in cancer 2 protein-like, producing the protein MEVAPYAQKAANRAESLLASLNLQREQAQFCDGVLRLRQNPGQLYLAHRCVLAASSPVLASILSSTGTLVELQVPCLSDSILRLVLDYIYRGTVPYNHSQQQYSNLLSAACYLQMDELEETLRTTGSSKGSNSHSGNLCPEREAKEEESYSTKCSVDMEKQDNQRNHCGPQHGWYSMVHRAEKSTIDTVSFQDEHDDENAAMGNATAGISLEHDNSSDSWTSEPLQNMSMPKDNVSDNMHNCMGQSYHGRLYYHYMPNDDSELPHTDPDHKHSVVSQPGHSDQSSVDEEVAAITSPGVGSLGQHFAAIDKVLLLDISGKPAELLLSDRRKSDELEKYVALNRRDEPRKEHGDNDRQQQHGKSLAKTKKRRIGPRTMQVAESSNETETNIWVSETSTEERKSNGKVESSPAADAAHKAQGWEGDDQTASWTARSSPRVPDSVETDVSSTLSVCIPSNLSASVPRNTSAHLSPPAHDPIQCSLCSRSFSQRGSLNRHMRSHLGVRPFPCPRCPMTFSRQYRVLEHMRVHQRCALSSDFQKSPTSLMCENSESSLN